One stretch of Cyanobacteria bacterium GSL.Bin1 DNA includes these proteins:
- a CDS encoding DUF748 domain-containing protein gives MSAQPNSPSDSTSETSLPEPSPSSPSQPRWLRSLLILILLGLGGGVTYGWYFVNYRLSPTVAKSMSALLSRPVEVGNLEAFSLTSLTFGASVIPPTEDNSEATTIAAVEIDFTPFKLITEQTLELEVTFVKPKITIKQTPNRKWFTTKLTPQPPGAIAFKVKTLAIEEGNLALHPRNPAGELEAPVNLTLPQVKSQFLDNNQRIPFQAKNLSVTNTQGSLDLEGEAQLENGEVEIALSSNQLAVAELARLVASPLDISAGTLNAQTNISLALDGSLPSFQGTAELNNFEGKLNQFTTAIENTNAKLELAGQKIIVENLNTQLGDINATAQGNINLAQGYDLTANVEPTPVAQLLSAIDIDPSKIPISGTIEANLAITGALDNPQINITAKSTETTTVDQVKISRLQTELSVQGTQLKVENFQATPKTGGTVTAQGTLNLTDDQKIALDFQVNDVSGEIIRPYQENLPEDLGTLNASGEIRGSLRDWKRLQGEGTANLAIAEGTVTLPELQLAQGRLKAQINVNALQPEQLSEQVPPQLQKPISGQFRLDANIADFSPEKLRVTGSGSLRVPQGELAATNLTLNEGQLNADFQLRDIPIALLAPQTPPEFNELLSAQFQVNADIKEFALNQIQGKGSGSITINGNDQNQQIALSNVRLNQGNWQGQIQADRLKLSPFVPNLPPLLQNAVIDTQLTAQGTLDQLTPAGITVQGTAAVNQVSGGSVTANVIRLDEGAFQVVATPKNIQLSQFSDQLQGNLAGEVTVKGTLNNLTPAGITAQANLNFSEGLALITSPLTTRLSWDGQQVILEEAQATNFFAEGVVDLDFEQQGQAIVEQINLTVDAQQLNLAQLPLPRPQAMESTDVQGFANFSGTLTGNLIQPQAEGRIRLQNFAVEGLTFDPEMTGGIQINAEQGLQLGLIGNTETPDQIQLALSSPRPNRLFPLEPASFFVKRDNAIAEGTRQNNTLQVTLDEIPLDLVKDFTPLPASLATQPVSGSLEGELALNLNNYDLSGELALLDPALGRFNSDRVTANFTYFDNTVTVQEATLIEQESKYRASGRFNLSEPNPDFQANLNIEQGRIQDILSALQLFEFSDLNPNFATPNYGNADDLDIAAVGIKNQPIQTQLQRFSEIKALLAQMQAEEDTVTAIPPLNSAQGNFTGQVSLQGTSFNLADIQGNFNLQGNTWQWGPYQAQTVTTKGSLNNGVITLLPVRFASGESFINLSGTIGGQNQSAQLQVNQIPIADLKDIVELPEFIGVSGFVNGTATVAGKQDNPTARGELSVEQATLNQTPVETIQGSFSYNNSQLNFFAEGLLSEDSDPLTLSGDIPYQLPFAVVPPASDDLNIDINLQDDGLALLDVITNGQLTWQGGEGAVNLAINGPFNQENFQFNQFNTSGVVTLSQAKIGTEVLPKPLTNINSRVTFNFNQLSLEEFNADLGGGKVIATGGLPLFNPTASSESLDITLDDLSVNLPNLYEGAVAGKINIGQSVIEPEIGGEMTVSEGKIILAGQDSAPTNNETSPDNTSNLAFRDLKITLGENLKVTRPPIMNFLAEGDLTLNGTLATLRPQGTITLEGGQVNLGPTQFRLANGYEQTATFIPSQGLDPTLNLRLVTSVTETSGSISNASAANEVSTGINPGVGTLRSVEVEALVEGRASELQPGQLRANNDVLTLSSDPNRSETEIVALLGGGLTSGFGQGNTALGLANLAGSTFLGTFQNTIGDALGLSEFRIFPTLIPTETEEGEGEENSDSALGFAAEAGIDISNDFSFSVLTLFNTEQPLQYSIRYRLSDDILLRGSTDLSDDQSLTVEYETRF, from the coding sequence GATTCCACCCACAGAAGACAACTCAGAAGCAACAACAATTGCTGCTGTTGAAATTGATTTTACTCCCTTCAAGCTCATTACTGAACAGACTCTGGAATTAGAGGTTACCTTCGTCAAACCCAAGATTACGATTAAGCAAACGCCCAATCGGAAATGGTTCACCACAAAACTCACACCGCAACCCCCTGGCGCGATCGCGTTTAAAGTCAAAACCCTTGCCATTGAAGAGGGGAATCTTGCCCTTCACCCTCGCAACCCAGCAGGAGAACTAGAAGCGCCTGTTAATTTAACTTTACCGCAAGTCAAGAGCCAGTTTCTGGATAATAATCAACGCATTCCCTTTCAAGCCAAAAACTTATCGGTTACCAATACCCAAGGTAGTCTCGACTTAGAAGGAGAAGCGCAACTCGAAAATGGCGAAGTGGAGATTGCGCTCAGTAGTAATCAATTAGCCGTGGCTGAGTTAGCCCGCTTAGTTGCCTCACCCCTCGATATTTCAGCAGGAACACTGAACGCTCAAACCAACATTTCTCTTGCCTTAGATGGCAGTTTGCCCAGTTTTCAAGGAACTGCCGAATTGAACAATTTTGAGGGAAAACTGAACCAATTTACCACTGCGATTGAAAACACCAACGCCAAGCTCGAGCTTGCTGGACAAAAGATTATTGTTGAAAATCTCAATACTCAATTGGGTGACATTAACGCGACTGCCCAAGGAAACATTAACCTTGCTCAGGGCTATGATTTAACAGCCAATGTGGAACCGACTCCAGTGGCTCAGCTTTTATCCGCCATTGATATTGATCCCAGTAAAATTCCAATCAGTGGAACCATTGAAGCTAATCTTGCCATTACCGGTGCCTTAGATAACCCCCAAATTAACATCACTGCCAAGAGCACTGAAACCACAACCGTTGATCAAGTCAAAATAAGTCGTTTGCAAACGGAACTCTCGGTACAAGGAACACAACTCAAGGTTGAGAACTTTCAAGCGACTCCCAAAACAGGCGGAACAGTAACTGCTCAAGGAACGCTTAACTTGACTGACGACCAAAAAATTGCCTTAGATTTTCAGGTGAACGATGTTTCTGGAGAGATCATTCGCCCTTATCAAGAGAATCTTCCTGAGGATCTTGGCACCTTAAATGCCTCTGGTGAAATTAGAGGATCCTTAAGGGACTGGAAACGTCTTCAGGGAGAAGGAACAGCCAATTTAGCCATTGCTGAGGGGACAGTAACTCTACCGGAATTGCAACTGGCTCAAGGTCGCCTAAAAGCTCAAATTAACGTCAATGCCTTGCAACCCGAACAACTGAGTGAGCAAGTGCCTCCTCAACTTCAAAAGCCTATTTCCGGACAGTTTCGCCTTGATGCTAATATTGCTGACTTTTCTCCTGAAAAACTGCGGGTTACTGGATCAGGTTCGTTAAGGGTTCCGCAAGGAGAATTGGCTGCTACCAACCTGACCTTGAATGAAGGTCAGTTGAATGCTGATTTCCAACTCAGGGATATTCCCATCGCCTTACTGGCACCGCAAACCCCACCTGAGTTCAATGAATTGCTCTCTGCACAGTTTCAGGTCAATGCCGATATCAAAGAATTTGCCCTCAACCAAATTCAAGGTAAAGGGTCTGGGTCAATTACCATTAATGGCAATGATCAAAACCAACAAATTGCGCTCAGTAACGTTCGCCTAAATCAAGGGAACTGGCAAGGGCAAATACAGGCTGACCGTCTCAAGCTTTCTCCCTTTGTTCCTAACCTGCCGCCACTCCTACAAAATGCCGTCATTGATACTCAACTCACTGCTCAAGGAACCTTAGATCAGTTAACCCCAGCCGGCATTACGGTGCAAGGAACTGCCGCAGTTAATCAAGTTTCAGGGGGCAGTGTAACCGCCAATGTCATTCGCTTAGATGAAGGAGCCTTTCAAGTCGTCGCAACTCCAAAAAATATCCAACTCTCTCAATTTTCAGACCAATTACAAGGGAATCTCGCTGGCGAAGTGACCGTGAAGGGGACCCTTAATAACCTCACGCCCGCAGGAATTACCGCGCAAGCCAACTTAAACTTCAGTGAAGGACTTGCCCTGATTACGAGTCCTCTGACCACGCGCCTCAGTTGGGATGGTCAACAAGTTATTCTTGAAGAAGCCCAAGCAACAAACTTTTTTGCCGAAGGTGTGGTCGATCTGGACTTTGAGCAGCAGGGACAAGCCATTGTTGAACAAATCAACTTAACGGTTGATGCACAACAACTCAATTTAGCTCAACTGCCACTCCCGCGTCCGCAAGCCATGGAGTCAACTGATGTACAGGGCTTCGCCAATTTTTCCGGGACCCTTACTGGTAATTTGATCCAACCTCAAGCCGAAGGTAGGATTCGTCTGCAAAACTTCGCTGTTGAAGGGTTGACCTTTGACCCCGAAATGACCGGTGGGATCCAAATCAACGCTGAACAAGGGCTTCAGCTGGGCTTAATCGGAAATACGGAAACCCCTGATCAAATTCAGTTGGCGTTATCCTCACCGCGACCGAATCGTTTATTCCCTCTCGAACCCGCTTCCTTTTTTGTTAAACGAGACAATGCCATTGCCGAAGGAACCCGCCAAAACAACACCTTACAAGTAACGTTAGATGAAATTCCCCTTGACCTCGTTAAAGACTTCACCCCTCTCCCCGCCTCATTAGCAACTCAACCGGTCTCTGGAAGCTTAGAAGGAGAACTCGCCCTCAATCTCAACAATTATGACCTTTCTGGGGAACTTGCTCTCTTAGATCCTGCTTTAGGACGCTTTAACAGCGATCGCGTCACCGCAAACTTTACCTATTTTGACAACACGGTTACTGTCCAAGAAGCAACTCTGATTGAACAAGAAAGCAAATATCGTGCCAGCGGTCGTTTCAACCTGAGTGAACCGAACCCAGATTTTCAAGCCAACTTAAACATTGAACAAGGACGGATTCAAGACATTCTCAGTGCGCTGCAACTTTTTGAGTTCTCTGATCTCAACCCCAATTTTGCTACTCCTAATTATGGGAATGCTGATGATCTAGATATTGCAGCGGTTGGGATCAAAAACCAACCGATTCAAACCCAACTGCAACGATTCTCCGAAATTAAAGCCCTTCTGGCGCAAATGCAAGCAGAAGAAGACACTGTCACTGCTATTCCGCCCCTTAATTCGGCTCAAGGCAACTTTACGGGTCAGGTTAGTCTCCAAGGAACCTCGTTTAATCTTGCAGATATCCAAGGAAACTTTAATCTCCAGGGCAACACTTGGCAATGGGGACCCTACCAAGCACAAACTGTCACAACCAAGGGTAGCCTGAATAATGGGGTGATTACCCTCCTCCCGGTTCGCTTCGCCTCTGGAGAGAGTTTTATCAACCTTTCCGGTACCATTGGCGGGCAAAACCAATCCGCCCAATTACAAGTGAACCAAATTCCTATTGCTGACTTAAAAGATATTGTTGAACTGCCAGAGTTTATCGGTGTTAGCGGGTTTGTTAACGGCACAGCAACTGTCGCCGGAAAACAAGATAACCCCACTGCCAGAGGGGAACTCAGTGTTGAACAAGCAACGCTCAATCAAACTCCTGTTGAGACGATTCAGGGCAGTTTTAGCTATAACAACTCCCAACTGAATTTCTTTGCCGAAGGGTTACTGTCTGAAGATAGCGACCCTCTCACGCTCAGCGGTGATATTCCCTATCAACTTCCCTTTGCGGTTGTTCCTCCCGCCTCAGACGATTTAAATATCGATATTAACCTCCAAGATGATGGCTTGGCTTTACTCGATGTAATTACGAATGGTCAATTAACCTGGCAGGGAGGAGAAGGGGCTGTTAATCTTGCGATTAATGGTCCTTTTAATCAGGAGAATTTTCAATTCAACCAATTCAATACCAGCGGTGTCGTAACGCTTTCCCAAGCTAAGATTGGCACCGAAGTGCTTCCCAAACCGTTAACCAATATTAATAGCCGAGTCACATTTAATTTTAATCAGCTCTCCCTAGAAGAATTTAATGCTGATCTGGGTGGGGGGAAAGTCATTGCAACGGGAGGATTGCCCTTATTTAACCCCACTGCTAGTTCCGAAAGCCTCGATATTACCCTAGACGACCTGAGTGTTAACCTTCCTAATCTCTATGAAGGAGCGGTTGCTGGAAAGATTAATATTGGTCAAAGCGTAATTGAGCCGGAAATTGGCGGGGAAATGACCGTGTCAGAGGGAAAAATTATTTTAGCGGGACAAGATTCAGCCCCAACCAATAATGAGACGTCTCCAGATAATACCTCCAATCTCGCCTTCAGGGACTTAAAAATTACGCTCGGGGAAAACCTTAAGGTGACCCGTCCACCGATCATGAATTTCTTAGCGGAGGGAGATCTGACTCTCAATGGCACCCTGGCGACTCTTCGTCCTCAGGGAACGATCACCTTAGAAGGCGGTCAAGTGAATTTGGGGCCCACTCAGTTTCGTTTAGCTAACGGCTATGAACAAACTGCTACATTTATTCCGAGCCAAGGGCTAGACCCCACTCTCAATCTACGTTTAGTCACCTCGGTTACTGAAACGAGCGGGAGTATTAGTAATGCTAGTGCAGCCAACGAAGTGAGTACTGGCATTAATCCGGGTGTGGGAACGTTACGATCAGTGGAAGTAGAAGCTTTAGTAGAAGGACGGGCCAGTGAACTCCAACCGGGACAATTAAGGGCTAATAATGATGTGCTGACTTTAAGTAGTGATCCCAATCGGAGTGAAACGGAAATTGTTGCCCTTCTCGGTGGCGGGTTAACCAGTGGTTTTGGACAAGGGAATACTGCTTTAGGATTAGCTAACTTAGCTGGTTCTACCTTTTTAGGCACTTTTCAGAACACCATTGGCGATGCTTTAGGCTTAAGTGAGTTTCGGATTTTTCCGACGCTAATTCCTACAGAAACGGAAGAAGGAGAAGGAGAAGAAAATTCCGATTCCGCATTAGGGTTTGCTGCAGAGGCGGGTATTGATATTAGTAATGATTTTTCCTTTTCGGTACTCACCCTCTTTAATACGGAACAGCCATTGCAATACAGTATTCGTTATCGCTTAAGCGATGACATTTTGTTACGAGGCTCAACCGATTTATCTGATGATCAAAGCTTAACAGTTGAGTATGAAACCCGTTTTTAA
- a CDS encoding ATP-binding cassette domain-containing protein, giving the protein MSDLLTVTDVYAGYVKDLYILQGINFSIQMGELVAVIGPNGAGKSTLAKAIFGLLTPSHGEIRFNGENIGGLKPNQIVQRGMCYVPQISNVFAALSVEENLEMGAFICKGSIKHLKDKIYTMFPVLAQRRRQKAGTLSGGERQMLGMGRALMLDPDLLILDEPSAALSPLLVATVFEQIQAINRTGKAIILVEQNARKALEMAHRGYVLENGRDRVMGSGKELLDNPQVGELYLGAAYQQET; this is encoded by the coding sequence AGACGTTTACGCGGGGTATGTCAAAGATTTATATATCCTGCAAGGGATTAACTTTTCGATTCAAATGGGAGAGTTAGTCGCCGTAATTGGTCCCAATGGGGCAGGAAAATCAACGCTGGCAAAAGCAATTTTTGGCTTGTTGACTCCCAGTCACGGTGAAATTCGCTTTAACGGGGAAAACATTGGGGGATTAAAACCCAATCAAATTGTGCAGCGGGGAATGTGCTATGTCCCTCAGATTTCTAATGTTTTTGCGGCGCTATCGGTAGAAGAAAACTTGGAAATGGGGGCATTTATCTGCAAAGGGTCGATCAAGCATTTGAAGGATAAAATTTACACCATGTTTCCGGTGTTAGCCCAACGTCGTCGGCAAAAAGCGGGAACCCTCTCAGGAGGAGAACGACAAATGTTGGGGATGGGACGCGCGTTGATGTTAGACCCCGACTTGTTAATTTTAGATGAACCTTCGGCGGCTTTATCCCCCCTCCTGGTAGCAACCGTATTTGAACAGATTCAAGCAATTAATCGTACCGGCAAAGCGATTATCTTAGTGGAACAAAATGCCCGGAAAGCTCTAGAAATGGCTCATCGCGGTTATGTTTTAGAAAATGGGCGCGATCGCGTTATGGGGTCTGGCAAAGAATTACTGGATAATCCCCAAGTGGGAGAACTCTATCTCGGCGCTGCTTATCAACAAGAGACTTAA